The Deinococcus koreensis genome window below encodes:
- the cysC gene encoding adenylyl-sulfate kinase — translation MTQTAERPQVGTGQVVWFTGLSGAGKSTLAGALHAELQARGVAAELLDGDAVRENLSRGLGFSREDRDTNVRRIGFVAGLLAKHGVTVLVSAISPYADTRREVLASFPRALEVFVDAPLDVVTQRDVKGLYLKAIAGEIAHFTGVSDPYEAPENPDLHLRTDRISVRQGLDELLRALGEA, via the coding sequence GTGACCCAGACGGCCGAGCGCCCCCAGGTCGGCACCGGCCAGGTCGTCTGGTTCACCGGCCTGAGCGGCGCGGGGAAGAGCACGCTGGCGGGAGCGCTGCACGCCGAACTGCAGGCGCGCGGCGTGGCGGCCGAGCTGCTCGACGGCGACGCCGTGCGCGAGAACCTGAGCCGGGGTCTGGGCTTTTCCAGGGAAGACCGCGACACCAACGTCCGGCGCATCGGCTTTGTGGCCGGGCTGCTGGCGAAGCACGGCGTGACGGTGCTGGTCAGCGCGATCAGCCCCTATGCAGACACCCGCCGCGAGGTGCTGGCCTCCTTCCCACGGGCGCTGGAGGTCTTCGTGGACGCGCCGCTGGACGTGGTGACGCAGCGCGACGTGAAGGGGCTGTACCTGAAGGCCATCGCCGGAGAGATCGCGCACTTCACGGGCGTGAGCGACCCCTATGAGGCGCCCGAGAATCCGGATCTGCACCTGAGAACCGACCGGATCAGCGTGCGGCAGGGCCTGGACGAACTGCTGCGCGCGCTGGGGGAAGCGTGA
- a CDS encoding nitrite/sulfite reductase: MSDIETLKKELPPFQIFDLIPQYAAQGFIDPERIDLLKWAGVYPQRPQEDGFLMMRVRVPAAEFSTATMREVANIAEEYGRGFLDVTDRQAFQFHWLTIDKIPEIFRRLEPLGLHPRGACGDTVRAVIASPLAGLDAREIIDVRPLAHAMEGTLTGNPEFQDLPRKFKMSITAVPELEGIHMINDIGFLAHRVNGEIGFDVWVGGGLGAVAHLAQRLGVFVRPEEVVEVGRAIAGAYRDHGYRVNRKKSRLKYLIKDMGVEKFRDLVETEYLGRRLPDGPAAPVARFGGNDVLGVNPQANGLNYVVVATTVGRIDPRKARALADLADRYGGGVLKTTAFQNMLIPHVKSGDVAALSAELEALGLAPKTTLRGTTIACTGTQFCRLALTETKARTANLVDHLEPQFSDLDVPFTINLTGCSNACTRYQVADLGFMGANKTDPDGTVHEVYNVHLAGSIGQAQRTGTKLKGAVPAERLNDYSEAVLSDFRDHKQPGESFVEYADRVGHERFTPETVLKSREVVTA, encoded by the coding sequence ATGTCCGACATCGAAACCCTGAAGAAAGAATTGCCGCCCTTCCAGATCTTCGACCTCATTCCGCAGTACGCCGCGCAGGGCTTCATCGACCCCGAGCGCATCGACCTGCTCAAGTGGGCCGGGGTGTATCCGCAGCGCCCCCAGGAAGACGGCTTCCTCATGATGCGCGTGCGCGTGCCGGCCGCCGAATTCTCCACGGCGACCATGCGCGAGGTCGCCAACATCGCCGAGGAGTACGGCCGGGGTTTTCTGGACGTGACCGACCGGCAGGCCTTCCAGTTCCACTGGCTGACCATCGACAAGATTCCGGAGATCTTCCGGCGCCTGGAGCCGCTGGGCCTGCACCCCCGGGGTGCGTGCGGCGACACCGTGCGCGCCGTGATCGCCTCGCCGCTGGCCGGGCTGGACGCCCGCGAGATCATCGACGTGCGCCCGCTGGCCCACGCCATGGAAGGCACCCTGACCGGCAATCCGGAGTTCCAGGATCTGCCGCGCAAGTTCAAGATGAGCATCACGGCGGTGCCCGAGCTCGAGGGCATCCACATGATCAACGACATCGGCTTCCTGGCGCACCGGGTGAACGGCGAGATCGGCTTCGACGTCTGGGTGGGCGGCGGGCTGGGCGCGGTGGCGCACCTCGCGCAGCGCCTGGGCGTGTTCGTGCGCCCCGAGGAAGTGGTCGAGGTCGGCCGCGCCATCGCCGGGGCGTACCGCGACCACGGCTACCGCGTGAACCGCAAGAAGAGCCGCCTGAAGTACCTCATCAAGGACATGGGCGTGGAGAAGTTCCGCGACCTCGTGGAGACCGAGTACCTGGGCCGCAGGCTGCCGGACGGCCCGGCCGCCCCGGTGGCGCGCTTCGGCGGCAACGACGTGCTGGGCGTCAACCCCCAGGCGAACGGCCTGAACTACGTGGTCGTGGCGACCACCGTGGGCCGCATCGACCCGCGCAAGGCCCGCGCGCTGGCCGACCTCGCCGACCGCTACGGCGGGGGCGTGCTCAAGACCACCGCCTTCCAGAACATGCTGATCCCGCACGTGAAGTCCGGGGACGTGGCGGCCCTGAGCGCCGAGCTGGAGGCCCTGGGGCTCGCGCCCAAGACCACGCTGCGCGGCACCACCATCGCCTGCACCGGCACCCAGTTCTGCCGCCTCGCGCTGACCGAGACCAAGGCCCGCACCGCGAACCTGGTCGACCACCTGGAGCCGCAGTTCAGCGATCTGGACGTGCCCTTCACCATCAACCTGACCGGCTGTTCGAACGCCTGCACGCGCTATCAGGTGGCCGACCTGGGTTTCATGGGCGCCAACAAGACCGATCCCGACGGCACCGTGCACGAGGTCTACAACGTGCATCTGGCGGGCTCGATCGGGCAGGCGCAGCGCACCGGCACGAAGCTCAAGGGGGCCGTGCCCGCAGAGCGCCTGAACGACTACTCGGAGGCCGTGCTGAGCGACTTCCGCGACCATAAACAGCCGGGCGAGAGCTTCGTGGAGTACGCCGACCGGGTGGGCCACGAGCGCTTTACGCCGGAAACGGTGCTGAAGTCCCGCGAAGTGGTGACGGCGTGA
- a CDS encoding DUF4395 domain-containing protein, whose protein sequence is MITSPSSALRQPARTDLSALRFNQLAVVSVTLLAVILTLPWLTLALGLAMLVGAPAPEVSPMRAAYRVLGPVLGLKPEVVEEDPRAHHFAQGVGGVFLLASALATFTGLSVLGALLGVLVIALAVLNLSKKICVGCLMYFQYRRARYVILKR, encoded by the coding sequence ATGATTACCTCGCCCTCCTCCGCCCTTCGCCAGCCGGCGCGCACCGATCTCAGTGCGCTGCGCTTCAACCAGCTGGCCGTGGTGTCCGTGACCCTGCTGGCCGTGATCCTGACCCTGCCCTGGCTGACGCTGGCCCTGGGCCTCGCCATGCTGGTGGGGGCCCCGGCGCCCGAGGTCTCGCCCATGCGCGCTGCGTATCGTGTGCTGGGCCCAGTGCTGGGCCTGAAGCCCGAGGTCGTCGAGGAAGACCCCCGCGCCCACCACTTTGCGCAGGGCGTGGGCGGCGTGTTTCTGCTGGCCTCCGCGCTGGCGACCTTCACCGGCCTGAGCGTGCTGGGCGCCCTGCTGGGCGTGCTCGTCATCGCCCTGGCCGTCCTCAACCTGTCGAAGAAGATCTGTGTGGGCTGTCTGATGTACTTCCAGTACCGCCGGGCGCGGTACGTCATCCTGAAGCGCTGA
- a CDS encoding phosphoribosyltransferase family protein — protein MNSHTVHVGRVTRDLPIVPVAPGVSVALFNMLGDTEVTEEAGRELARLLPADIDVLVTPEVKALSLAHVISRESGKPYIVIRKTQKPYMVEPIAREVVSITTGKPQLLVLDGFDVAKIRGHKVAIVDDVVSSGGTLHSLRQIIEEVGGEVAAVMAVFTEGDERPEVTALGHLPLFK, from the coding sequence GTGAACTCGCACACCGTACACGTGGGTCGCGTGACCCGTGACCTTCCTATCGTTCCCGTCGCGCCGGGCGTCAGCGTCGCCCTCTTCAACATGCTGGGCGACACCGAGGTCACCGAGGAGGCCGGCCGCGAACTCGCCCGGCTCCTGCCCGCCGATATCGACGTGCTCGTGACCCCGGAGGTCAAGGCGCTGAGCCTGGCGCACGTCATCAGCCGCGAGAGCGGCAAGCCCTACATCGTGATCCGCAAGACCCAGAAGCCCTACATGGTCGAGCCCATCGCCCGCGAGGTCGTGAGCATCACCACCGGCAAGCCCCAGCTGCTGGTGCTCGACGGCTTCGACGTCGCTAAGATCCGCGGGCACAAGGTCGCCATCGTGGATGACGTGGTCTCCAGCGGCGGCACCCTGCACTCGCTGAGGCAGATCATCGAGGAGGTCGGCGGCGAGGTCGCGGCCGTCATGGCGGTCTTCACCGAGGGTGACGAGCGGCCGGAGGTGACGGCGCTCGGCCACCTGCCGCTGTTCAAATGA
- a CDS encoding phosphoribosyltransferase family protein produces the protein MSAESPVNPESPVNPESSPLSVRIGEVQRTLPTVRAGNLGRVPLVEFIGDPEFTNAAAQAMLGLIPPGTEILLTVVTNALPLTHELSDRSGLPYVCARKKRRTYMQDPLIQNVPSLSLGVAETLWLDGPHAERMRGKRVTIVQDVIASGGTARALARFVELAGGTVGGYMAAFRQGDTTLPLAYLQELPSRV, from the coding sequence ATGAGCGCCGAGTCCCCGGTCAACCCTGAGTCCCCGGTGAACCCGGAGTCCAGCCCCCTGAGCGTGCGGATCGGTGAGGTTCAGCGCACCCTGCCCACTGTCCGCGCCGGAAACCTGGGCCGCGTGCCGCTCGTGGAGTTCATCGGAGATCCCGAATTCACCAACGCGGCCGCCCAGGCCATGCTCGGGCTGATTCCGCCCGGCACCGAGATCCTCCTGACGGTGGTGACCAACGCCCTGCCGCTGACCCACGAACTCAGCGACCGCTCGGGGCTGCCCTACGTCTGTGCCCGCAAGAAGCGCCGCACCTACATGCAGGATCCGCTGATCCAGAACGTGCCCAGCCTGAGCCTGGGCGTGGCCGAAACGCTCTGGCTGGACGGCCCGCACGCCGAGCGGATGCGCGGCAAGCGCGTGACCATCGTTCAGGATGTGATCGCCAGCGGCGGCACCGCGCGAGCCCTGGCCCGCTTCGTGGAGCTGGCCGGCGGCACCGTGGGCGGCTATATGGCCGCCTTCCGCCAGGGCGACACCACCCTGCCGTTGGCCTACCTCCAAGAGCTGCCGAGCCGGGTGTAA
- a CDS encoding DoxX family protein, which translates to MHVALWVAQILLAAAFGLSGFAKMTAPIEQLSTMLAWVTAVPEWLVRFIGVAEVAGALGLILPAATRLQPGLTPLAALGLTTIMVLALLFHLSRGEVQALGINVILGVLAAFVFWGRTRRMPISPRSTS; encoded by the coding sequence ATGCACGTCGCCCTGTGGGTCGCTCAGATCCTGCTGGCCGCCGCCTTCGGGCTGAGCGGATTCGCCAAGATGACTGCGCCCATCGAGCAGCTGTCGACCATGCTGGCCTGGGTCACGGCCGTGCCCGAATGGCTGGTTCGCTTCATCGGCGTGGCCGAGGTGGCGGGCGCCCTGGGCCTGATCCTGCCCGCCGCCACGCGCCTGCAGCCGGGCCTGACGCCGCTGGCCGCGCTGGGGCTGACGACGATCATGGTGCTGGCCCTGCTCTTCCACCTCAGCCGGGGGGAGGTGCAGGCGCTGGGCATCAACGTGATCCTGGGCGTGCTGGCCGCCTTCGTCTTCTGGGGCCGCACCCGCCGGATGCCCATCTCGCCCCGCTCGACGTCATAG
- a CDS encoding complex I NDUFA9 subunit family protein translates to MRVLVTGASGFVGRAITQALLDAGHGVWAGSRRGEGLGAAQGLTLDVTDPGSVQRAVGQADPEAVIHLVGIIQEEGRQTFERVHVEGTRNVLAATPRGTRYVHMSALGAREDSGSRYSSSKARAEALVRASGLDWTIFQPSLIFGVGDDFFGRVLRELVSTAPVVPQIGDGSFPFRPVSVQDVAQAFVGALSTPQSVGQTYALTGPQEYTFRQLLELELRALGKSKPIVPVPIALMNLAVPLMGLLPRPPITKDQYAMLKEGNTAPNEPARTVFGLPLLRLDDQLAAIVAGARNRR, encoded by the coding sequence ATGAGGGTGCTCGTCACGGGAGCCAGCGGCTTCGTGGGGCGGGCCATCACGCAGGCTTTGCTGGACGCCGGGCACGGGGTCTGGGCGGGCAGCCGCCGGGGCGAGGGCCTGGGAGCGGCCCAGGGCCTGACGCTGGACGTGACCGACCCCGGTTCCGTGCAGCGCGCGGTGGGCCAGGCCGATCCGGAGGCGGTGATCCACCTCGTCGGGATCATCCAGGAGGAGGGCCGCCAGACCTTCGAGCGGGTGCATGTGGAGGGCACTCGGAACGTGCTGGCCGCCACGCCGCGCGGCACCCGGTATGTGCACATGAGCGCGCTGGGAGCCCGCGAGGACAGCGGCAGCCGCTACAGCTCCAGCAAGGCCCGCGCCGAGGCCCTGGTACGCGCCAGCGGCCTGGACTGGACGATCTTCCAGCCCAGCCTGATCTTCGGCGTGGGCGACGACTTCTTCGGGCGGGTGCTGCGCGAGCTGGTGAGCACGGCGCCGGTCGTGCCGCAGATCGGCGACGGCTCGTTCCCCTTCCGACCAGTCAGCGTGCAGGACGTGGCCCAGGCTTTCGTGGGAGCGCTGAGCACTCCGCAGAGCGTGGGCCAGACCTACGCCCTGACCGGGCCGCAGGAGTACACCTTCCGGCAGCTCCTGGAACTGGAACTCCGGGCGCTGGGCAAATCCAAGCCCATCGTGCCGGTGCCGATCGCGCTGATGAATCTGGCGGTGCCCCTGATGGGCCTGCTGCCCAGGCCGCCCATCACGAAGGATCAGTACGCCATGCTCAAGGAAGGCAACACGGCGCCGAACGAGCCCGCCCGCACGGTCTTCGGCCTGCCCCTGTTGCGGCTGGACGACCAGCTCGCGGCGATCGTGGCCGGCGCCAGGAACAGGCGCTAG
- a CDS encoding MerR family transcriptional regulator, whose product MFTASEVEAQTGVPATTLRQWERRYGFPQPVRNASGYRLYSPQDVTKIGQMQAHLRQGVSARRAAELTRGGQLERPTDWNQGGSLQQLSAELTEALLRPETSEAAALLDEAQLHLSPEDMLLSVISPSLVDIGLRWERGEITIAHEHQASSFLRSRLSALMDAEVQGEAGPLVVVACAPGEQHELGLMMVTLALRRRGVRVAFVGADTPLRDLGIYARQRGAAAVALTLQGDWALAPTRAQRPELDDLGLPVFLGGALLNSRPELADELRGIYAGPDAVGAAETIVNGLQDGQLLVARETGT is encoded by the coding sequence ATGTTCACCGCCTCCGAGGTCGAGGCGCAGACGGGTGTGCCGGCCACCACGCTCCGGCAGTGGGAACGGCGCTACGGCTTTCCCCAGCCGGTTCGCAACGCCAGCGGGTACCGCCTGTACTCGCCGCAGGACGTGACGAAGATCGGGCAGATGCAGGCCCACCTGCGCCAGGGCGTCTCGGCGCGCCGGGCGGCCGAGCTGACGCGGGGCGGCCAGCTGGAGCGGCCCACCGACTGGAACCAGGGCGGCAGTCTCCAGCAGCTCTCCGCCGAACTCACCGAGGCGCTGCTGAGGCCCGAGACCTCGGAGGCGGCGGCCCTGCTGGACGAGGCCCAGCTCCACCTGAGCCCCGAGGACATGCTGCTGTCGGTGATCTCGCCCAGTCTGGTGGACATCGGGCTGCGCTGGGAGCGGGGCGAGATCACCATCGCCCACGAGCATCAGGCCAGTTCCTTTCTGCGCTCGCGCCTGAGCGCCCTGATGGACGCCGAGGTGCAGGGCGAGGCCGGCCCGCTGGTGGTGGTCGCCTGCGCGCCCGGCGAGCAGCACGAGCTGGGCCTGATGATGGTGACCCTGGCCCTGCGGCGGCGCGGCGTGCGCGTGGCCTTCGTGGGTGCCGACACGCCGCTGCGCGATCTGGGCATCTACGCCCGGCAGCGGGGCGCGGCCGCCGTGGCCCTGACCCTGCAGGGCGACTGGGCACTGGCACCGACCCGCGCGCAGCGACCCGAGCTGGACGACCTGGGACTGCCGGTATTCCTGGGCGGCGCGCTGCTCAACAGCCGGCCCGAACTGGCGGACGAGCTGCGCGGCATCTACGCCGGCCCGGACGCCGTGGGCGCGGCCGAGACCATCGTGAACGGACTGCAGGATGGGCAATTGCTGGTTGCCCGGGAGACGGGTACCTGA